The Tamandua tetradactyla isolate mTamTet1 chromosome 23, mTamTet1.pri, whole genome shotgun sequence genomic interval TTGTGCAGGGTTGACCTAGGAGAACCCCTTCGTGGTCCTCCCCTGAGCTGGCAGGGCCTTCCCACTCGCCCACCCCCCTCCCTCTTTAGGGTGAGGCTGGAAGTTTGGGCCTCGGGGCAGCTCCTCTCACTTCTTGGAGGCTTGTGGCTGCTGCACCCAGGGCTGGCTGCCCTCGTGCTGTGTCCGAGGGCTCGTGGCCAGGGCAGGGGTGCAGCTCGGCCCGGCAGGCTGGGGGTGCATGTGGGGCCAGCGTGGGATGGGCCCTGTGCTGGCCCAGGAAGACCCCTTGGGGCCCTGAGCACGACCTCGCCCAcggcccctgccctgcccccgccccccaggaCTGCCCCGGCATCTTCTCAGCGGGCCTGGACCTGGGGGAGATATGCGGGAGGAGCCCCGCACACTACACTGAGTACTGGAAGGCCCTGCAGGAGCTGTGGCTGCGGCTCTACCTCTCCCGCATGGCGCTGGTGGCCGCCATCAACGTGAGTGTCCCTCAGCTGGGCTCGCGGACGCCAGCGCAGCTCGGAAGGCAAGGGGCAATCGGGGTGACTCGGCCGCTGGTGGGAGGAAATGGCTGGGGAGACAGGGCCGAGAGGAGCAGGGCGGGGGGTTCCCAGACGGCGGTGAGGGCAGACAGTCAAAGCTGCCCACGGAAACATCCCTTAGGCCTACCCCGGGGGATGGAGGGCGGGAGTGGGGCCAGGACGGCTGAGGGGGTTGTCAGGGACACTTAGGGAGCCTTAAGGGCGCTCGGTGGCCAGCGGAATAGCGGCCCCAAGGGAAGGGGACAAGGACAGCCTGCCTGTGTCACACGGGGGGTGCGGACATCCCGGCTGTGGCTTAAGAGGACAGAGGCTAAGGGCCCAGGGACACCTGGGCACTGGGACAAAAGCCACAGCACCCagggaggggcagagggaggggcGGTTTTCAGGCCCCTGGCGGCCGTGCCCCACGTATGTGCGCCCACCCAGGGCGGGGGTGCCAGGGTGCCCAAGGGTCCCCCAAGGGAAGCACCCCTGGCAGCTGCGGGCGCCCCCCCAACCCCGCAGGGGCACTGCCCTGCCGGAGGCTGCCTCATCGCCCTCTCCTGCGACCACCGCATCCTGGCCGACAACCCCAAGTACTGCATCGGCCTCAATGAGACCCTGCTGGGCATCATCACCCCGTTCTGGTGAGGGGCTCGCCAGGGGGCGGGGGGCCGGGGGGCCGGAGTCCAGGAGCCCAGGGTGAGCGGGCGCTTCTCCACAGGCTCCAGGACTTGCTGGTGAACACTGTGGGGCACCGGGCCGCCGAGCGCGCCCTGCAGCTGGGGCTGCTCTTCCCGCCTGCCGATGCCCTGCGCGTGGGCCTGGTGGACCAGGTGGCGCCTGAGGACCAGGTGCAGGCCGCCGCCCTCTCCGCCGTGGGCCGCTGGACAGCCATCCCAGGTGAGGCGCGGGGGCCAGCGGGCTCTCCCCCTCCCCGCCTGACGCTCCCTGGGAGACCAGAACATGCTCGAGCCGAGCTGCACAGATGGGGCTGGGGCCTGCGCCCggtggcagggctgggggctgctTGCCCACGCACGGGGCAGGGCCGGCCGTGGGACTGGCCAGGGACCAGCAAACGTGTCCCTGAAGGGCCAGAAAGGTTCGGCTTAGCGGCCCCATGGCCTGTCACAGCCCCTCACCTCTGCCGTCACGGCCCCTCACCTCTGCCGTCACGGCTCGGGAGAGCCGGAGAGGCTGCATCAGTGATGGCGCACGTCTGAGTACCGCAAAAACTGCATTGGTGGGCGCTGACACTTGCATTTCATATCGTTTCCACATGTCACCAgatattctttcaacttttttttcaacCACTTAAAAACACATAGCCCATTCTTAGCTCACCAgccacagaaaagtaaaaagagggGTCGGCCCAGGTTTGCCGGCTCCTCACAGAGACCCCGGCCGAGCCCCACGGCTGTTCTTGTAAGGGAACATTGAACGACATGGGAAACGATCTCGGTACATAATTGAGTGAAAACAACCGGTTCTAGAGGTAGTTTTACTGTATTACCTTGTTTCTGGGGACAGTGGGGACaggtggttttttgttttcttctttgcttaCTGCATTTTTCCAAGTTCTCCGCTAAGCTTCTCCCCCCAGATGCCGCACGCCAGCTGACCAAGGGCATGATGCGGCGGCCGATGGCCGAGCGCCTGCTCAAGCAGCGGGATGCTGATGTCCAGAACTTTGTCGACTTCATATCCCGGGACTCCACCCAGAAGGCGCTTCAGGCGTACATGCAGGCACTGGGGCGGAGGAAGGGCTGAGGGCGCCTCTCCAGGGGGGTTCAAGTCAGGTCTTTCCCAAGTTCAATGTAATTTCAGCTGTGTGTTCTGCTGATTCTCATTGGTAGGCCCTATTCTTTACAGCCCCATGTCCCAAGGCCCCCGCCACCCACGAGAGCCTCTTCTGCCCACTACCCAGCGGGTGGACCAGGGGCAGGAGAGCCCGGAGTGATGGAGTTGCAGGGCCCAGGGGAACAGCCCCAAGCTAGCAGTCTGGCCGCTCCAGACCAGGGCCCTGGCTCCACTGAGAGCACTCGCCAAAGAATTTAGGAATAAAGTCCTTAGGTTGCCCCTCCGTTGGCCTCTAGACCCTTCACTGGGATGTGAGGGAGTCAGAGGGTACAGGGCTAGGGATTGGGGGTATGGGGGTCTGGAAATCAGGACTATAGACTGGGCATCAGGAGCCGCAGAGCAGACACCAGGGAAGAAGTGTCCTCAGCCCACAGGGAGTGGGAGGGTCTCATACGCCTGCACTGTGACAGCACTTGGCCCCTGCCTGCTTCTGCCACCTCCCCTACTCACAGTACCTGGTCCTCGGGGCTCTCAGAGGCTTTTACAGTTTGCTGCCCACGCTACTACCTGATTTCCTGGCTGGAATGGAATGAAGTGGGCTGGCCGGGTCAGCCCTGTCCCCCAGGGGGACTAGAGCCACAGGCCTCCCCTGGGCTGCTGGGCTGAGCTTGTACCCTAGAAGGCGCATGGAGGGCTGGGAGGGGCTGACAGTGACCCAGTGCTGTGTAGAGGGTGGGCTGTGGGCATGCCTCCCCTCTGCACCCCAAGAGGCAGGTACTACAGGCCCATTCTACAGATGGGGGAACTGAGGCTCCTGGTGGCCCTGTGATGCACCCATGGCTTTCGTCCAGTCCAGTAGAGGAGCGGGTATGGGTGTCCAGGCCAGGCTGGCCTGCCCTGGGCCTTGCTGGGGGGTGGCCTACCACCTGCAAGAGCCATGGGGCACAGTCTGCAGGCAGCAAGGCCTGGGCAGGCCTCGGGCCTCTCAGCTGGACTTGAGGGTCACCTCCACAGGGAAATGGTCGCTGATAGCAAGAGCCTGGATAGAGAAGTGGGGTGGAAGCCTCAGGGGCCACCTCCAAACACTGTCCCCGTCCATCCCCTTGGGAAACTGGGTGTCTGAACCACTGCATCTGGGGAGGGGGCCAGTGCTGCTTCCGCCAAGGGGCCCCATGAGCCCGGTGCCA includes:
- the ECI1 gene encoding enoyl-CoA delta isomerase 1, mitochondrial; the protein is MALARLGARALLRPGALLRGAALGRTLAAAGGGDGGRRPASQKVLVETDAGAGVAVMRLRSPPVNSLSLELLTELLISLEKLENDKTCRGAIITSDCPGIFSAGLDLGEICGRSPAHYTEYWKALQELWLRLYLSRMALVAAINGHCPAGGCLIALSCDHRILADNPKYCIGLNETLLGIITPFWLQDLLVNTVGHRAAERALQLGLLFPPADALRVGLVDQVAPEDQVQAAALSAVGRWTAIPDAARQLTKGMMRRPMAERLLKQRDADVQNFVDFISRDSTQKALQAYMQALGRRKG